One genomic region from Sphingomicrobium aestuariivivum encodes:
- the hisF gene encoding imidazole glycerol phosphate synthase subunit HisF produces the protein MPAARIIPCLDVADGVVVKGVQFRDHRVIGDIVENAQRYAREGADELVFYDITASADGRSVEVDWVHKVATVIDIPFSVAGGIDSVDKAAAVLGAGADKVSVNSPALREPALITRLAEAFGRQCVVLGIDSFTDEQGVLRVKKFTGRPEATQDAGLETIAWAREAVALGAGEIVLNAMNNDGVRQGYDLPQLEALCAAVDVPVIASGGAGTPAHFAEAFGVGCSGALAASVFHDRRIAIPELKDYLEKEGLEVRR, from the coding sequence GTGCCCGCGGCTAGGATCATCCCCTGTCTCGACGTCGCCGACGGGGTGGTCGTCAAGGGCGTGCAGTTCCGCGATCACCGCGTCATCGGGGATATCGTCGAGAATGCCCAGCGTTATGCGCGCGAGGGCGCCGACGAGCTCGTCTTCTACGACATTACTGCCAGCGCCGACGGGCGCAGCGTGGAGGTGGACTGGGTCCACAAGGTCGCGACCGTCATCGACATTCCCTTCAGCGTGGCGGGCGGGATCGACAGCGTCGACAAGGCCGCCGCCGTGCTTGGCGCGGGCGCCGACAAGGTCAGCGTCAACTCCCCCGCGCTGCGCGAGCCTGCGCTCATCACCCGCCTCGCCGAAGCCTTCGGGCGGCAATGCGTGGTGCTGGGGATCGACAGTTTCACCGACGAGCAGGGCGTGCTTCGCGTGAAGAAATTCACCGGGCGCCCCGAGGCGACGCAGGATGCGGGACTGGAGACCATCGCCTGGGCGCGCGAGGCCGTGGCGCTCGGCGCGGGCGAGATCGTGCTCAACGCCATGAACAATGACGGCGTGCGGCAGGGCTATGACCTGCCCCAGCTCGAAGCGCTGTGCGCGGCGGTCGACGTTCCGGTCATCGCCTCGGGCGGCGCCGGCACGCCGGCCCATTTCGCCGAGGCCTTCGGAGTCGGCTGCTCGGGCGCCTTGGCGGCTAGCGTCTTCCATGACCGCCGCATCGCGATTCCCGAGCTGAAGGATTATCTGGAAAAAGAAGGGCTGGAGGTGCGCCGATGA
- a CDS encoding 1-(5-phosphoribosyl)-5-[(5-phosphoribosylamino)methylideneamino]imidazole-4-carboxamide isomerase encodes MILLPALDLMDRKPVRLRQGDFDARTDYDPSPADALAAFREAGAEMAHVVDLDGTRAKSPVQHDLLMELAPILPLQVAGGIRGTAHAKPLFEAGVARVVVGSLALNEPQAFADMLAYFGPERITLALDVNLRDGVPMVAKHGWAEDSGKALDEVLGQFPAIRHLLVTDIAKDGMMQGPNTNLYRTLAESWPDKAVQASGGVASLDDLDALRDAGAAAAITGKAIWEGAFTVAEGVARARG; translated from the coding sequence ATGATCCTGCTCCCCGCTCTCGACCTCATGGACCGCAAGCCCGTGCGGTTGCGGCAGGGCGATTTCGACGCCCGCACCGACTATGACCCCTCGCCCGCCGACGCCCTCGCCGCCTTCCGCGAGGCGGGCGCGGAGATGGCGCATGTCGTCGACCTCGACGGTACGCGCGCGAAAAGTCCCGTCCAGCACGACCTCCTCATGGAGCTCGCCCCGATCCTGCCACTTCAGGTCGCCGGAGGCATCCGCGGCACCGCTCACGCCAAGCCGCTGTTCGAGGCGGGGGTCGCGCGCGTCGTCGTCGGGAGCCTCGCCCTCAACGAGCCGCAGGCTTTTGCCGACATGCTCGCCTATTTCGGCCCCGAGCGCATCACGCTGGCGCTCGACGTCAACTTGCGTGACGGCGTGCCGATGGTCGCCAAGCACGGCTGGGCAGAGGATAGCGGCAAGGCGCTGGACGAGGTGCTCGGCCAGTTCCCCGCCATCCGCCATCTGCTCGTCACTGACATCGCCAAGGACGGCATGATGCAGGGGCCCAACACCAACCTCTATCGCACGCTCGCCGAAAGCTGGCCCGACAAGGCGGTGCAGGCCTCGGGCGGCGTCGCCAGCCTCGACGACCTTGATGCCCTGCGCGATGCGGGCGCTGCCGCGGCCATCACCGGCAAGGCGATCTGGGAAGGCGCTTTCACTGTTGCCGAGGGGGTCGCCCGTGCCCGCGGCTAG